One stretch of Microcebus murinus isolate Inina chromosome 12, M.murinus_Inina_mat1.0, whole genome shotgun sequence DNA includes these proteins:
- the DPM2 gene encoding dolichol phosphate-mannose biosynthesis regulatory protein: MGFGVGGGGTIAQDCGHESPSVRVPNSHWSHSLASGRNLTHDSLDNYISRDAKGGGACRSRATCSWASLGTTTPGALRAPKPEGPGSGTGCGLVPWWRSAGEMATGTDQVVGFGLVAISLIIFTYYTAWVILLPFIDSQHVIHKYFLPRAYAVAIPLAVGLLLLLFVGLFITYVMLKNQRVTKKAQ, translated from the exons ATGGGTTTtggcgtgggggggggggggacgatCGCGCAAGACTGTGGCCATGAAAGCCCCTCAGTCCGGGTTCCCAACTCCCATTGGTCCCATTCCCTAGCTTCGGGGAGAAATCTTACCCATGACTCCCTCGATAACTACATTTCCCGAGATGCAAAGGGAGGCGGGGCCTGCCGGTCTCGGGCCACGTGTTCCTGGGCCAGCCTGGGAACTACGACTCCCGGCGCGCTCCGCGCCCCAAAGCCAGAAGGGCCCGGATCCGGAACCGGATGTGGCTTGGTGCCCTGGTGGCGGAGCGCCGGGGAAATG GCCACGGGGACAGACCAGGTGGTGGGATTCGGCCTCGTCGCCATTAGCCTGATCATCTTCACCTACTACACGGCCTGGGTGATTCTCTTG CCATTCATCGACAGCCAGCATGTCATCCACAAGTATTTCCTGCCCCGGGCCTATGCTGTCGCCATCCCCCTGGCGGTGGGTCTCCTGTTGCTCCTGTTTGTGG GATTGTTCATCACCTACGTGATGCTGAAGAACCAGAGGGTGACCAAGAAGGCTCAGTGA